The DNA segment GTGCCGAAGATCTCCACCGTGTGCGCCACGTTCACGAAGCCGTGCTCGGCCGCGATGGCGTCCGCCCACTTCTCCACCGCCGGGCCCTCGACCTCCACGGCCTTGCCGCAGACGCGGCAGACGAGGTGGTGGTGGTGTTCGCCGGTCGAGCAGCGGCGGTAGACCGACTCGCCGTCGGAGGTGCGCAGCACGTCGACCTCGCCGGCGTCGGCGAGGGACTGCAGGGTGCGGTAGACCGTGGTGAGCCCGACCGAGTCGCCCTTGTGCTTCAGCATGTCGTGGAGATCCTGCGCACTGCGGAACTCGTCGACCTCGTCCAGGGCCGCCGCCACGGCGGCCCGCTGCCGAGTCGCGCGGCCCTTGACGGGCGGTCCTACGGTCGTCACCGGTTGCCTCCTCACGTCTGCACTTGCCGGGCCATTGTGCCAGCCCGGACTGTCAGCAGTCAGACGCCGACCTTGCCCGTGGCATCCCGGCTGGCCGGAATCGCGCACTCCGCCGGATCGCCTTCGGGGTGTGCCGCGGCCAGCGCGCGGGCCCTGCGGCGGGCCAGTGGCGTCGCCAGGGCGGTGAGCGCGATGAACGCGCCGATGGTCAGCAGCACGATCGTCGCGCCGGGCGGGACGTCCTGGTAGTACGACGTGACCGTGCCGCCGATCGTCACCGTGACGCCGATCGCGACGGCGATCGCGAACGTCGCCGCGAAGCTCCGGGTGAGTTGCTGGGCGGCCGCCACCGGCACGACCATCAGCGCGCTGACCAGCAGCAGCCCGACCACGCGCATTGCCACCGTCACGGTCACCGCCGCGGTGATCGCCGTCAGCAGGTTCAGGGCGCGCACCGGAAGGCCCGTGACCCGCGCGAACTCCTCGTCCTGGCTCACCGCGAACAGCTGGCGGCGCAGGCCGAGGGTGACCAGCACCACGAACGCGGCGAGCAGGATGATCGCCGTCACGTCCGACTCGCTCACCGTGGAGAGGGAGCCGAAGAGGTACGACGTCAGGTTGGCGTTGGAGCCGCCCGGCGCGAGGTTGATCAACATCACGCCGCCGGCCATACCGCCGTAGAAGAGCATCGCGAGGGCGATGTCGCCGCGCGTCTTGCCGTACCAGCGGATCAGCTCCATCAGGACCGCGCCGAGGACGGAGACCAGCGTGGCCATCCACACCGGCGACCAGGACAGCAGGAAGCCGAGGCCGACGCCGGTCATCGCCACGTGGCCGATTCCGTCGCCCATCAGGGCCTGGCGGCGCTGGACGAGGTAGATCCCGACGGCCGGGGCGGTGATGCCGACCAGGACGGCGGCGAGCAGCGCCCGCTGCATGAAGTCGTAGTTCAGGAAGTCCATCAGCTCAGCAGCCCCGTCCGGATCGGTTCGGCGTCGTGAGCCGCGTGCGGGTGTACGTGGTCGTGGCCGGGCAGCGCGTGCTGGCCGACGGCCTGCGGGGGCGGGCCGTCGTGTGTCACGCAGCCGTCGCGCAGGACGACCGCCCGGTCGATCAGGGGCTCCAGCGGGCCGAGTTCGTGCAGGACCAGCAGGACCGTCGAGCCGGCGGCGACCTGCTTCCTGAGCGTCTGCGCGAGCACCTCCTGGCTGGCCAGGTCGACACCCGCCATCGGCTCGTCCATGATCAGCAGTTCGGGCTCGGAGGCCAGGGCGCGGGCGATCAGCACCCGCTGGTGCTGGCCGCCGGACAGGGCGCCCACCGAGTCCTTCACCCGGTCCGTCATGCCGACCAGATCCAGGGCGCGGCGTACGGCGGCGTGGTCGGCCTTGCGGAAGACGCCGAAGCGGGTGCGCGACAGGCGGCCCGAGGAGACGACCTCGCCGACCGTGGCGGGCACGCCGCCCGCGGCCGTCGTGCGCTGCGGGACGTAGCCCACCCGCGCCCAGTCGCGGAACCGGGCCCGCGGGGTGCCGAACAGCTCGATCTCGCCGGCGCTGACCGGCACCTGGCCGATGATGCTGCGCACGGCGGTCGACTTGCCCGAGCCGTTGGCCCCGAGCAGGGCGACGACCTCACCGTGGCCCACGGTGAGGTCGATGCCGCGCAGGACGGGGCGCGAGCCCAGCTCGGCGCGGACGCCGCGCAGCGATATGACGGGCTCGGTCATGCCGTCCTCCGTAGGTTGGTCACTTGGCCCCCAGCGCGGTCTGCAGCGCCTTGAGGTTGGCCTCCATGACCTGGAAGTAGTCGTCGCCCTTGGACTTGTCGGTGATGCCTTCCAGCGGATCGAGAACGTCCGTCTTGAGGCCCGCGTCGTCGGCGAGGGTCTTCGCGGTCTTGTCGGACACCAGTGTCTCGTAGAACACGGTGGTCACGCCGTCGGCCTTGGCCTCCGTCTGGAGCTCCTTGATCCGGGCCGGGCTGGGCTCGCTGTCCGGGTCGATGCCGGAGATGGCCTCCTGCGTGAGGCCGTAGCGCTCCGCGAAGTAGCCGAAGGACGCGTGGTTGGTGAAGAAGACCTTGGTCTTGGTGTCCTTGAGCCCGTCCGCGACCTGGGTGTTGAGCTCGTCGAGCTTCTTGACCAGCGCGTCGGTGTTCTTCTTGTAGTCGGCCGCGTGATCCGGGTCGGACTTCTCGAAGGCCGCGCCGACGCCCTTGGCGATCTCGGCGTACTTCACCGGGTCGAGCCAGACGTGCGGGTCGAGGGCGTGGCCCTCCTCCTCGGAGTGCTCCTCCTCGGCGTGCTCGCCCGCGTGCTCGTGCTCGACGTCGCCGTGGTCCTCCAGCTTGGTCAGCGAGGCGGCGTCGATCTTCGTGTCCAGGCCCGCCTGTCCGATGGCCTCGTCGACGGACGGCTGGAGGCCCTTGAGGTAGAGCGCCGCGTCGGAGTCCTCCAGCTGGGCCCGCTGCTGTGCGCTGATCTCCAGGTCGTGCGGCTCCTGGCCGGGTTCGGTCAGACTGGAGACGTTCACGTGGTCGCCGCCGATCTGCTCGGCGAGGAAGGCCATGGGGTAGAACGACGCGACGACGTCGAACTTGTCCGTGTTGCCCGCGGCCGCGCTGTCCGAGGAGCAGGCGGAGAGCGTGCCGATACCGAGAGCGGTGACGGCCGCCAGCGCAAGCCCGGATATGTGATGTCGTCGTACGTTCATGACAGTCATTTTCAGCAAAGGTGGAAACGATTGTCAACAAGCGTGAGGGGCTGTCCACAGAGGGCTACCGATTTGGTTGAGGGGGAGGCCCCGCCGGTACCCTGAAGCATTCGCTGTGAAGCGCCTCGCTTCGTCGCCCGTCGTCGTAATGAAGAGAGCACCGTGGCCGCCGACAAGATCGACACCATCGTCAGCCTGAGCAAGCGCCGTGGCTTCGTATTTCCCTGCAGTGAGATCTACGGCGGTCAGCGTGCCGCATGGGATTACGGGCCGCTGGGTGTCGAGCTCAAGGAGAACCTCAAGCGCCAGTGGTGGCGCTACATGGTGACGTCGCGCGAGGACGTGGTCGGTATCGACTCGTCCGTGATCCTGGCCCCCGAGGTCTGGGTCGCCTCCGGCCACGTCGCCACTTTCACGGACCCGCTCACCGAGTGCACCTCCTGCCACAAGCGGTTCCGCGCGGACCACCTGGAGGAGGCGTACGAGGAGAAGAAGGGCCGCACCCCGGAGAACGGCCTCGCCGACATCAACTGCCCCAACTGCGGCAACAAGGGCCAGTTCACCGAGCCCAAGCAGTTCTCGGGTCTGCTGTCGACGCACCTCGGCCCGACCCAGGACTCCGGCTCGATCGCCTACCTGCGCCCCGAGACCGCCCAGGGCATCTTCACCAACTTCGGTCAGGTGCAGACCACCTCGCGCCGCAAGCCGCCGTTCGGCATCGCGCAGATGGGCAAGTCCTTCCGCAACGAGATCACGCCCGGCAACTTCATCTTCCGCACCCGCGAGTTCGAGCAGATGGAGATGGAGTTCTTCGTCAAGCCG comes from the Streptomyces sp. NBC_00443 genome and includes:
- a CDS encoding metal ABC transporter ATP-binding protein translates to MTEPVISLRGVRAELGSRPVLRGIDLTVGHGEVVALLGANGSGKSTAVRSIIGQVPVSAGEIELFGTPRARFRDWARVGYVPQRTTAAGGVPATVGEVVSSGRLSRTRFGVFRKADHAAVRRALDLVGMTDRVKDSVGALSGGQHQRVLIARALASEPELLIMDEPMAGVDLASQEVLAQTLRKQVAAGSTVLLVLHELGPLEPLIDRAVVLRDGCVTHDGPPPQAVGQHALPGHDHVHPHAAHDAEPIRTGLLS
- a CDS encoding metal ABC transporter permease is translated as MDFLNYDFMQRALLAAVLVGITAPAVGIYLVQRRQALMGDGIGHVAMTGVGLGFLLSWSPVWMATLVSVLGAVLMELIRWYGKTRGDIALAMLFYGGMAGGVMLINLAPGGSNANLTSYLFGSLSTVSESDVTAIILLAAFVVLVTLGLRRQLFAVSQDEEFARVTGLPVRALNLLTAITAAVTVTVAMRVVGLLLVSALMVVPVAAAQQLTRSFAATFAIAVAIGVTVTIGGTVTSYYQDVPPGATIVLLTIGAFIALTALATPLARRRARALAAAHPEGDPAECAIPASRDATGKVGV
- a CDS encoding metal ABC transporter substrate-binding protein translates to MNVRRHHISGLALAAVTALGIGTLSACSSDSAAAGNTDKFDVVASFYPMAFLAEQIGGDHVNVSSLTEPGQEPHDLEISAQQRAQLEDSDAALYLKGLQPSVDEAIGQAGLDTKIDAASLTKLEDHGDVEHEHAGEHAEEEHSEEEGHALDPHVWLDPVKYAEIAKGVGAAFEKSDPDHAADYKKNTDALVKKLDELNTQVADGLKDTKTKVFFTNHASFGYFAERYGLTQEAISGIDPDSEPSPARIKELQTEAKADGVTTVFYETLVSDKTAKTLADDAGLKTDVLDPLEGITDKSKGDDYFQVMEANLKALQTALGAK
- a CDS encoding Fur family transcriptional regulator translates to MTTVGPPVKGRATRQRAAVAAALDEVDEFRSAQDLHDMLKHKGDSVGLTTVYRTLQSLADAGEVDVLRTSDGESVYRRCSTGEHHHHLVCRVCGKAVEVEGPAVEKWADAIAAEHGFVNVAHTVEIFGTCAECSAG